The following proteins are encoded in a genomic region of Peromyscus maniculatus bairdii isolate BWxNUB_F1_BW_parent chromosome 12, HU_Pman_BW_mat_3.1, whole genome shotgun sequence:
- the LOC102913516 gene encoding olfactory receptor 5AC1-like has product MEGNRTLLTEFVLRGITDRPELQVPLFLVFFFIYVTTMVGNLGLIFLIWKDPHLHTPMYLFLGNLAFADGCISTTVTPKMLMTFVNKNDMISLGECFAQYYFFCISATAEIFLLVAMAYDRYVAICNPLHYAVVMSKRLCTVLISMSYIIGFVNCGLNVGLLFRLTFCKSNVIDHFYCEILPLYTISCTDPSLNALIVFICASSIQISTSVTIVVSYARVLFAVLNMKSKKGRKKAFFTCSAHLLSVSLFYGTLLFMYMSPGSAAGKNQDKIYSLFYTVVIPLLKPFIYSLRNKEVLGALKKVIKR; this is encoded by the coding sequence ATGGAAGGAAACAGGACCCTGCTGACTGAGTTTGTTCTCAGAGGAATAACAGATCGTCCAGAGCTGCAAGTCCCCCTCTTCCTGGTGTTCTTCTTCATTTATGTCACCACCATGGTGGGCAACCTTGGTTTAATCTTTCTCATCTGGAAGGATCCCCACCTTCACACTCCCATGTACCTTTTCCTTGGAAATTTAGCCTTTGCTGATGGCTGTATTTCAACCACAGTGACCCCGAAAATGCTTATGACATTTGTAAATAAGAATGACATGATATCTCTGGGTGAATGTTTTGCCCAATATTACTTTTTTTGTATCAGTGCAACTGCTGAAATTTTCCTATTGGTAgcgatggcctatgaccgctatgtagcCATATGCAACCCTCTGCACTATGCAGTTGTGATGTCCAAAAGACTCTGCACTGTGTTAATAAGTATGTCATATATAATTGGTTTTGTAAACTGTGGACTTAATGTAGGGTTATTATTCAGATTAACTTTCTGTAAGTCCAATGTGATTGACCACTTCTACTGTGAAATCTTGCCACTCTATACAATCTCTTGCACTGATCCATCTCTTAATGcattgattgtttttatttgtgcttcCTCCATACAAATCAGCACCTCTGTGACCATTGTAGTCTCTTATGCCCGTGTCCTATTTGCTGTCCTGAACATGAAGTCTaagaagggcagaaagaaagcctTCTTCACCTGCAGTGCCcacctgctctctgtctctttgttctATGGCACTCTCCTCTTCATGTATATGAGTCCTGGTTCTGCAGCAGGTAAAAACCAGGATAAAATATATTCACTGTTTTACACAGTTGTGATTCCTTTGCTAAAACCTTTTATTTACAGCTTAAGAAATAAGGAAGTTTTGGGTGCTCTGAAAAAAGTCATAAAACGATAA
- the LOC102913205 gene encoding olfactory receptor 5AC2-like produces MEGNRTLLTEFVLRGITDRPELQVPLFLVFFFIYIVTMVGNLGLIFLVWKDTHLHTPMYLFLGNLAFADACTSSSVTPKMLMKFLNENDMISLGECSAQYYFFCFSATAEIFLLVAMAYDRYVAICNPLHYAVVMSKRLCTVLISMSYIIGFINPAVHVGLLFRLTFCKSNVIEHFYCDFLPVYTISCTDPSLNALVIFIFASSIQISTSVTIVVSYARVLFAVLNMKSKKGRKKAFFTCSAHLFSVSLFYGTLLFMYMSPGSAPGKQQDKIYSLFYTVVIPLLNPFIYSLRNKEVLGALKRFIK; encoded by the coding sequence ATGGAAGGAAACAGGACGCTGCTGACTGAGTTTGTTCTCAGAGGAATAACAGATCGTCCAGAGCTGCAAGTCCCCCTCTTCCTGGTGTTCTTCTTCATCTATATTGTCACCATGGTGGGCAACCTTGGCTTAATCTTTCTTGTCTGGAAGGATACCCATCTTCACACTCCCATGTACCTTTTCCTTGGAAATTTAGCCTTTGCTGATGCCTGTACTTCATCCTCTGTGACTCCAAAGATgcttatgaaatttttaaatgagaatgacATGATTTCTCTGGGTGAGTGCTCTGCCCaatattactttttttgtttCAGTGCAACTGCTGAAATTTTCCTATTGGTAgcgatggcctatgaccgctatgtagcCATATGCAACCCTCTGCACTATGCAGTTGTGATGTCCAAAAGACTCTGCACTGTGTTAATAAGTATGTCATATATAATTGGTTTTATAAATCCTGCAGTTCATGTAGGACTATTATTCAGATTAACTTTCTGTAAGTCCAATGTTATTGAACACTTCTACTGTGATTTCTTGCCAGTCTATACAATCTCTTGCACTGATCCATCTCTTAATGCattggtgatttttatttttgcttcctcCATACAAATCAGCACCTCTGTGACCATTGTAGTCTCTTATGCCCGTGTCCTATTTGCTGTCCTGAACATGAAGTCTaagaagggcagaaagaaagcctTCTTCACCTGCAGTGCccatctgttttctgtttctttgttctatGGCACTCTCCTCTTCATGTATATGAGTCCTGGGTCTGCACCAGGCAAACAACaggataaaatatattcattgttCTACACAGTTGTGATTCCTCTTCTAAACCCCTTTATTTATAGCTTAAGAAACAAGGAAGTTTTAGGTGCTCTGAAAAGATTTATAAAatga